The following coding sequences lie in one Pelobacter seleniigenes DSM 18267 genomic window:
- the pdxH gene encoding pyridoxamine 5'-phosphate oxidase, producing the protein MTEQLSSPLHRQRLDADPFQQFRRWLTDAEQAGIELANAMTLATADRDGKPAARIVLLRGLDERGFAFFSNYHSRKGQQLGENPFAALVFYWPELARQVRIEGTVELLSLAESDHYFASRPRGHQLEAHASAQSQVIASRQYLEQEFSIVEQQFAGRDVPRPQHWGGYRVVPQILEFWQQGAHRLHDRLRYRRFKPNGWVIERLAP; encoded by the coding sequence ATGACCGAACAACTATCCTCTCCTCTGCACCGCCAGCGGCTAGATGCTGATCCGTTTCAACAGTTTCGCCGCTGGCTGACGGACGCAGAGCAGGCCGGTATTGAACTGGCCAATGCGATGACTTTGGCAACGGCGGACCGTGACGGAAAACCTGCGGCGCGAATTGTTCTGCTGCGGGGGCTCGACGAGCGCGGGTTTGCCTTTTTCAGCAATTATCACAGCCGTAAGGGGCAGCAGCTGGGTGAAAACCCGTTTGCCGCGCTGGTCTTTTACTGGCCGGAGTTGGCCCGACAAGTGCGTATTGAAGGGACCGTGGAACTACTCAGCCTGGCCGAGTCGGACCATTACTTTGCCAGCCGGCCCAGGGGTCATCAGCTCGAAGCCCATGCCTCAGCGCAAAGTCAGGTCATTGCCAGCCGGCAATATTTAGAGCAGGAATTCAGCATAGTGGAACAGCAATTTGCGGGGCGGGACGTCCCTCGTCCGCAGCACTGGGGCGGCTACCGAGTGGTTCCGCAGATTCTGGAATTCTGGCAACAGGGTGCCCATCGCCTGCATGACCGGCTGCGCTATCGCCGCTTCAAACCTAACGGTTGGGTGATCGAGCGCCTGGCACCCTGA
- a CDS encoding cupin domain-containing protein gives MSNDADKLTIDGANPELLVSMTEYQKGSVVSRTLLQNDSGTLTIFSFDEGQALSEHTVPYNAFIQVLDGAAEITIGGKVCQVKTGEIVLMPGGVPHAVKAVKKFKMLLTMFRKKVA, from the coding sequence ATGAGCAATGATGCCGACAAACTCACCATCGACGGAGCCAACCCGGAACTGCTGGTGTCAATGACCGAATATCAAAAAGGATCCGTGGTCAGCCGGACCCTGCTGCAGAACGACAGCGGCACCCTGACCATATTCAGCTTTGACGAGGGGCAAGCCCTCTCCGAGCATACCGTCCCTTACAACGCGTTCATTCAGGTGCTGGACGGAGCAGCGGAGATCACCATCGGCGGCAAGGTCTGTCAGGTCAAAACTGGAGAAATCGTGCTGATGCCCGGCGGAGTCCCTCATGCGGTCAAAGCGGTGAAAAAGTTCAAGATGCTGCTGACCATGTTCAGGAAGAAGGTAGCGTAA
- a CDS encoding CHASE2 domain-containing protein: MSVFAKTSTILLITLGMHLLIYSSGSIPFFDFRLFDLLSAGRTAPFDQTTNATVVVEIDEASLRQLGQWPWPRILLAKGLEEILEQRPAAVGLDIIFPEPDRTSPEQIIRFYQQRMGLAIGIDGLPEALFDHDRILAHVLASGPVVLPLFAAAVTTPTNPPRPLRQDIFLRLPATLELPRIKGLLLNTPVLQQSAAGFGYINATIDMDGVFRRQPLLMAYQGRALPNLALAMLRQVEPELQIQPPRHRWAAASIAFADRDIPLSRNGEVFNLLYPQQAFTRVSFADLLAGKLAPSLLSGKFVFIGATAAGLFDQYMTPRGDIIPGVFVHAALLENLLHEQILYQPERSKMFSLLLSFFCSLFVVGLVVERHYLTSWIIYLATATAALIVAWDQLQNGVYLSIGYFLTPFSILFFFISLFFAVLHYVERKRFLEDLGEAHSATIDSMTMVAESRDVETGSHIIRTKEYIRLLAEYLSHIPAYKSYLTPHILDLLYRAAPLHDIGKVGIPDVILQKPERLTEQEAEIMRSHVEIGRTIIENAINSYNKTNEFLAIASNIAYSHHEKWDGSGYPLGLKGENIPLEGRMMALADVYDALISRRCYKEPLPFEKAEKIILADSEKHFDPQIIAAFMELKEQFRDIAQRYKETVDINALHLKRTSMPQY, from the coding sequence ATGAGTGTTTTTGCCAAAACCTCCACGATCCTGCTTATCACCCTCGGCATGCACCTGCTGATCTATTCCAGCGGCAGCATTCCGTTTTTTGATTTTCGGCTGTTTGACCTGCTCTCGGCCGGCCGTACCGCCCCCTTTGATCAGACCACCAATGCCACGGTGGTGGTAGAAATCGATGAAGCCAGTCTCCGGCAGCTCGGGCAATGGCCCTGGCCGCGCATCCTGCTGGCGAAAGGGCTCGAAGAGATCCTCGAACAACGCCCCGCCGCCGTCGGCCTGGACATTATTTTTCCAGAGCCGGATCGAACATCGCCGGAGCAGATCATTCGCTTTTACCAGCAACGCATGGGCCTTGCCATTGGCATCGACGGGCTCCCCGAGGCACTGTTCGACCACGACCGGATTCTTGCCCATGTCCTGGCCAGCGGACCGGTCGTACTGCCTCTTTTTGCGGCCGCGGTGACAACGCCGACCAATCCGCCCAGGCCGCTCCGGCAAGACATTTTTCTGCGCCTTCCCGCCACCCTGGAGCTCCCCCGAATCAAAGGATTACTGCTGAACACGCCGGTGCTGCAGCAGTCCGCAGCCGGGTTCGGCTATATCAACGCGACGATCGATATGGACGGGGTGTTCAGGCGGCAACCCCTGCTCATGGCCTATCAGGGACGGGCGCTGCCCAACCTGGCTCTGGCCATGCTCCGCCAGGTCGAGCCGGAGTTGCAGATTCAGCCGCCTCGGCACCGCTGGGCCGCGGCCTCCATCGCCTTCGCCGACCGGGACATCCCCTTAAGCCGCAACGGCGAGGTGTTCAACCTGCTCTACCCGCAACAGGCCTTTACCAGGGTCTCCTTTGCCGATCTGTTGGCCGGTAAGCTGGCCCCATCGCTGCTGAGCGGAAAATTCGTTTTCATCGGGGCAACGGCTGCCGGGCTGTTCGACCAGTATATGACTCCACGGGGAGATATCATCCCCGGGGTCTTTGTCCACGCCGCACTGTTGGAGAACCTGCTCCACGAGCAGATTCTTTATCAGCCCGAACGGTCAAAGATGTTCTCCCTGCTACTCTCCTTTTTCTGTTCCCTGTTCGTGGTCGGGCTGGTCGTTGAACGGCATTATCTGACTTCCTGGATAATCTATCTGGCCACTGCCACCGCCGCACTTATTGTCGCCTGGGATCAGTTACAGAATGGTGTCTATCTCTCGATCGGCTATTTTCTCACGCCCTTCTCCATCCTGTTTTTTTTCATCTCCCTGTTTTTTGCCGTGCTCCATTATGTGGAGCGCAAACGCTTTCTTGAGGACCTCGGGGAAGCCCATTCCGCAACCATCGACAGCATGACCATGGTCGCCGAGAGCCGCGATGTCGAAACCGGTTCCCACATTATCAGAACCAAAGAATACATCCGTCTCCTGGCCGAATACCTGAGTCATATCCCGGCCTATAAAAGTTACCTGACCCCGCATATCCTTGACTTGCTCTATCGGGCTGCGCCGCTGCATGATATCGGCAAGGTTGGCATCCCTGACGTGATCCTGCAAAAACCGGAACGCCTGACTGAACAGGAAGCGGAAATCATGCGCAGCCATGTTGAGATCGGCCGAACAATCATTGAAAATGCCATCAACAGCTACAACAAAACCAATGAATTCCTGGCGATCGCTTCAAACATCGCCTACAGTCATCATGAAAAGTGGGATGGAAGCGGATACCCGTTAGGGTTAAAAGGTGAGAATATCCCTTTGGAGGGACGGATGATGGCGCTGGCCGACGTCTATGATGCGTTGATCAGCCGGCGCTGCTACAAAGAGCCCCTCCCCTTTGAAAAAGCCGAAAAGATCATCCTGGCCGACAGCGAAAAACATTTTGATCCCCAGATCATTGCCGCCTTCATGGAACTGAAGGAACAATTCCGGGATATTGCCCAACGCTACAAGGAAACGGTGGATATCAACGCCCTGCACCTGAAACGGACATCAATGCCACAGTATTAA
- a CDS encoding OmpA family protein produces MKILFYASILFATLSLTACSSSRVILLDNGKAQNAVVIITKQGQQVLDKKNTYLDISATGSSAVKPISPQQVQQTYGTLLAAAPKAPISFLLYFETDSTSLTAASQRQLPAISSAIKERIPCDVNVIGHADRTGTKAYNIDLSLRRARQIRDWLYTQKLDISTIIVESYGEEDPLIPTADDVPEPRNRRVEILIR; encoded by the coding sequence ATGAAAATTCTTTTTTATGCGTCTATCCTGTTTGCCACCCTGAGCTTGACTGCCTGTTCCAGCAGTCGCGTGATTTTACTGGACAACGGCAAAGCCCAAAACGCGGTGGTGATCATCACCAAGCAGGGGCAGCAGGTTCTGGATAAAAAAAACACCTACCTGGATATTTCGGCAACCGGATCCTCGGCGGTCAAGCCCATCAGCCCGCAACAGGTGCAACAGACCTACGGCACCCTGCTAGCCGCCGCCCCAAAAGCGCCGATCTCCTTCCTGCTCTACTTTGAAACCGACTCCACCAGCCTGACCGCCGCCTCGCAACGCCAACTGCCGGCCATCAGCAGCGCCATCAAGGAGCGAATCCCCTGTGACGTCAATGTGATCGGGCATGCCGACCGAACCGGCACAAAAGCCTACAACATCGACCTGTCATTGCGCAGAGCCCGCCAGATCCGGGACTGGCTCTACACCCAGAAGCTGGATATTTCAACGATCATTGTCGAATCTTACGGCGAGGAGGATCCCCTTATTCCGACCGCTGACGACGTTCCGGAACCGCGCAATCGCAGGGTCGAAATTCTGATCCGTTAA
- a CDS encoding FecR family protein has protein sequence MARWFMVLIGLLFFSGQATAEDIAIIKHVQGSVSIKRAGQLLPAQPSNNLEAGDILITAAGSRIGVIFHDGSVLTLEENSLLRITAFEFKPIESKFKFNLDLSKGTTLFETGKIGTLAPDKFSLEVPGGSIGIRGTRFLVEVR, from the coding sequence ATGGCACGTTGGTTCATGGTCCTGATCGGTCTGTTGTTTTTTTCCGGTCAGGCGACAGCTGAAGATATCGCCATCATCAAACATGTTCAGGGTTCCGTCTCCATCAAGCGCGCCGGCCAGCTGCTGCCGGCCCAGCCAAGCAACAACCTGGAAGCCGGCGATATCCTGATCACGGCCGCAGGCAGCCGAATCGGCGTGATCTTTCATGACGGCAGCGTGCTCACGCTGGAAGAGAACAGCCTGCTCCGCATCACCGCCTTTGAGTTCAAGCCCATTGAAAGCAAGTTCAAATTCAATTTAGACCTGAGCAAAGGAACAACCCTGTTTGAAACCGGGAAGATCGGCACCCTTGCGCCGGACAAATTCAGCCTGGAGGTCCCCGGCGGGTCCATCGGTATCCGCGGCACCAGATTCCTGGTTGAAGTGAGGTAG
- a CDS encoding ribonuclease HI, with product MSALHLFIDGSVDPRSKIGFGACLLLTSLPLTSAGLQDRVRTRRFSETSSTRLELQTLLWALQELPVTTCPLFIHTDSRNVAGLLAREDRLRKRDFCARSGRPLNNAQLYRELYPLISARDCTFIKQPGHPPAAQRNLLDQLFSLVDRAARLALRRAD from the coding sequence GTGTCTGCACTGCACCTGTTTATCGACGGCAGTGTCGATCCCCGCAGCAAAATCGGCTTTGGAGCCTGCCTGCTTCTGACCAGCCTGCCGCTGACCAGCGCCGGGCTGCAGGACCGGGTGCGGACCAGACGCTTCTCCGAGACCTCTTCCACCCGGCTGGAGCTGCAAACCTTGCTCTGGGCCCTGCAGGAGTTGCCCGTCACCACCTGCCCCTTATTCATCCATACCGATTCCCGGAATGTGGCCGGACTGTTAGCAAGAGAGGACCGCCTGCGCAAGCGGGATTTCTGCGCCAGAAGCGGCAGGCCCCTCAACAACGCCCAGCTTTATCGGGAGCTTTATCCACTCATTTCTGCGCGGGACTGTACCTTTATTAAACAACCCGGCCATCCCCCCGCCGCCCAGCGGAACCTGCTTGACCAACTCTTCAGCCTGGTCGACCGGGCCGCCAGGCTGGCCCTGCGCCGGGCCGATTGA
- a CDS encoding VF530 family DNA-binding protein — translation MNPAKQQSNDPLHGITLEQIVLRLVGYYGWEELGQLISIRCFNNDPSVKSSLKFLRRTPWARKQVEDLYLACRDDSLLTTE, via the coding sequence GTGAATCCAGCTAAACAGCAAAGCAACGACCCCTTGCACGGCATCACCCTGGAACAGATCGTTCTTCGTCTGGTCGGTTATTACGGTTGGGAAGAGTTGGGACAGTTAATCAGTATCCGCTGTTTCAATAACGATCCCTCGGTCAAATCAAGCCTCAAATTCCTCCGCCGTACCCCTTGGGCACGCAAGCAAGTGGAGGATCTCTACTTGGCCTGCCGGGATGACTCGCTTTTGACCACTGAGTAG
- a CDS encoding FAD-dependent oxidoreductase translates to MERKFPHLCQPLILGKVTLRNRMFSAPMGGTDITADCCIGRGSTAFYELRAKGGAAAVTVSELMVHPQTDGSHAFHIDLATPGSLAGFAYTADAIRRHGAIPSVELSHSGQFAGTYLIDKGRKGSLVQYGPSDGVRADGIPVKALSHELIAAIVEAYGEAAALVKRAGFEMVMVHGGHGWLINQFLSPYFNKRNDEYGGSLENRVRFAGEVLDSVRARVGVGFPIEFRMSGSELFPGGYTIADGIEIAKLLETKIDLLHVSAGTYQRGFAQTHPSMFLPHGSNVHLAAAIKPHVRVPVATIGGLNDPAMMEEIIASGKADVVEMARALLADHELPRKVMLNQDERIVHCLRCFTCMAERAVTATRRCAVNPLIGRELDGIELHPSPRPRKVLVAGGGPGGLEAALTAARRGHRTILCEKTARVGGILNCESALPFKREMYELGATLGRLAELAGVEIRCNTTVTREYVEAEQVDALIVAIGSEPLLPPVVGLAAPQVMTVNEYHLRQDEVRDQVVVIGGGLSGCELALHLARQGKQVTLVEMRAELAVDSNIRHRPILLAELEPLVTIHLNMRAVEVTAEGVLCADAQGQPQLIAAASVICAVGQRSRREEAAALLDAAPEVRLIGDCVQPANITTAIYHGYHAGLDL, encoded by the coding sequence ATGGAACGGAAATTCCCCCATCTTTGTCAACCTCTGATCCTTGGCAAAGTGACTTTGCGCAACCGCATGTTTTCTGCTCCCATGGGGGGCACGGATATCACGGCCGACTGCTGTATCGGTCGTGGCTCCACAGCTTTTTACGAACTCAGGGCCAAAGGCGGAGCGGCGGCGGTGACGGTCAGCGAGCTGATGGTGCATCCGCAAACCGACGGCTCCCATGCCTTCCATATCGACCTGGCCACCCCGGGTTCCCTGGCAGGCTTCGCCTATACGGCAGACGCCATCCGCCGCCATGGGGCCATCCCCAGTGTGGAACTCTCTCATTCCGGTCAGTTCGCGGGAACCTACCTGATCGATAAGGGGCGTAAGGGTTCGCTGGTCCAGTATGGACCGAGCGACGGGGTCAGGGCCGACGGCATCCCGGTCAAAGCGCTGAGCCACGAACTGATCGCGGCCATTGTCGAGGCGTACGGCGAAGCAGCGGCCCTGGTCAAACGGGCCGGATTCGAAATGGTCATGGTCCACGGCGGCCACGGCTGGCTGATCAACCAGTTTCTTTCCCCCTATTTCAATAAGCGCAATGATGAATATGGCGGCTCCCTCGAAAACCGGGTACGCTTCGCCGGTGAGGTCCTCGACAGCGTCCGCGCGCGGGTCGGGGTGGGTTTTCCCATTGAGTTCCGGATGAGCGGTTCGGAACTGTTCCCCGGCGGCTATACCATTGCCGACGGCATCGAAATCGCCAAACTCCTCGAAACGAAAATCGATCTGCTCCATGTCTCCGCCGGGACCTACCAGCGCGGTTTTGCCCAAACCCACCCCTCCATGTTCCTGCCCCACGGCAGCAATGTTCACTTGGCGGCGGCCATTAAACCCCATGTCCGGGTGCCGGTCGCGACCATCGGCGGGCTGAACGATCCGGCCATGATGGAAGAGATCATCGCCAGCGGAAAAGCCGATGTGGTGGAAATGGCCCGGGCACTGCTGGCCGATCATGAATTGCCCAGAAAGGTCATGCTCAATCAGGATGAGCGGATTGTCCATTGTCTGCGCTGTTTTACCTGCATGGCTGAACGGGCGGTCACCGCCACCCGCCGCTGCGCCGTCAATCCGCTCATCGGCCGCGAGTTGGATGGGATCGAGCTTCACCCCAGCCCGCGGCCGCGCAAGGTGCTGGTGGCCGGGGGTGGTCCCGGCGGCCTGGAAGCGGCGCTCACCGCGGCCCGGCGCGGCCACCGGACCATCCTCTGTGAAAAGACCGCCAGGGTCGGCGGCATTCTGAACTGCGAGAGTGCGCTCCCCTTTAAGCGTGAGATGTATGAACTCGGGGCGACCCTTGGCCGGCTGGCGGAACTGGCCGGGGTTGAGATCCGCTGCAATACCACGGTGACCCGGGAGTATGTGGAGGCGGAACAGGTGGATGCCCTGATTGTGGCCATCGGTTCCGAGCCGTTGCTGCCGCCGGTGGTGGGTCTTGCCGCGCCCCAGGTGATGACGGTGAACGAGTATCATCTGCGCCAGGACGAAGTCCGGGATCAGGTCGTGGTTATTGGCGGCGGCCTGTCGGGGTGCGAACTGGCACTGCATCTGGCCAGGCAGGGGAAACAGGTGACCCTGGTGGAGATGCGGGCCGAGCTGGCCGTTGACAGCAATATCAGGCACCGGCCGATTCTTCTGGCGGAACTGGAGCCGCTGGTGACGATCCACCTGAATATGCGCGCGGTCGAAGTGACCGCGGAAGGTGTTCTCTGCGCCGATGCCCAGGGGCAGCCGCAACTGATCGCCGCAGCAAGCGTGATCTGTGCGGTCGGCCAGCGGTCCCGCCGGGAAGAGGCCGCAGCCTTGCTGGATGCCGCTCCCGAGGTGCGGCTGATCGGTGATTGCGTACAGCCGGCTAACATTACCACCGCCATTTACCACGGCTATCATGCCGGGCTTGACCTGTGA
- a CDS encoding MarR family winged helix-turn-helix transcriptional regulator, with protein MTTPPEDYQQDVTLGQLLGRVCRLVGRSRRMKLESIGLHHAQGMILAQLWHHHDGMSQRALAQGLHIAPPTASNTLQRMERDGWIERRRDQDDQRVVRVYLTDKSRSLHQEAHASFRELDQEMSSVLSVEEQEIFRESLLKVHRYLNQALPQTPDNPGTEGA; from the coding sequence ATGACAACTCCACCCGAAGATTATCAACAAGACGTCACCCTGGGCCAGCTGCTGGGCCGGGTCTGCCGATTGGTCGGCCGCAGCCGGCGCATGAAGCTGGAAAGTATCGGCCTCCACCATGCCCAGGGCATGATTCTGGCGCAACTCTGGCATCACCACGATGGCATGTCTCAGCGGGCGCTGGCCCAGGGGCTGCATATTGCCCCGCCGACGGCCAGCAATACCCTGCAACGGATGGAGCGGGACGGCTGGATCGAACGCCGCCGGGACCAGGACGATCAGCGCGTGGTCAGGGTTTATCTGACCGATAAGTCCCGCAGCCTGCACCAGGAGGCCCACGCGTCCTTCCGCGAGCTGGATCAGGAAATGAGCTCGGTCCTGAGCGTAGAAGAACAGGAAATATTCCGGGAATCCCTACTCAAAGTCCATCGTTACCTGAACCAAGCCTTGCCCCAAACGCCGGATAATCCGGGGACGGAGGGGGCATGA